From a single Paenibacillus sp. FSL W8-0426 genomic region:
- a CDS encoding response regulator transcription factor — translation MTASQGARILVVDDEPQIRKLLKVTLQAHQFEIHECMDGEEAVAQAGIMHPDLVVLDLGLPGMSGMDVLKRIREWSQVPIIVLTAKDREEDKIAALDGGADDYVTKPFGMGELVARIRVALRHAAKSADEPVLRCGALTIDLAQRQVELEGMPIKLTPTEYDMLKVLASNAGKIVTQRQLLQQVWGSHHNESDSHYLRVYIGHLRKKLNEDPAQPRFIQTEPGIGYRFLMQD, via the coding sequence ATGACGGCATCGCAAGGTGCACGCATCTTGGTCGTGGATGACGAACCGCAAATTCGTAAACTGTTAAAGGTGACGCTTCAAGCGCATCAATTCGAAATCCATGAATGCATGGACGGGGAAGAAGCCGTCGCTCAAGCCGGAATCATGCATCCCGATTTGGTTGTGCTTGATCTAGGCTTGCCTGGCATGTCTGGAATGGATGTGCTGAAGCGGATTCGTGAGTGGTCGCAGGTTCCGATCATCGTGCTGACGGCCAAGGACCGGGAGGAAGATAAAATCGCCGCATTGGATGGCGGTGCCGACGATTACGTGACAAAACCCTTCGGCATGGGCGAACTGGTCGCCCGCATCCGGGTTGCGCTTCGCCATGCAGCCAAATCGGCCGACGAACCCGTATTGCGCTGCGGCGCTTTGACCATTGACCTTGCCCAAAGGCAGGTGGAGTTGGAGGGCATGCCCATCAAGCTGACCCCGACCGAGTACGACATGCTGAAGGTGCTTGCCTCCAATGCAGGCAAAATCGTGACCCAGCGCCAATTGCTGCAGCAGGTGTGGGGCAGTCATCACAACGAATCGGACAGCCATTATTTACGGGTATATATAGGACATTTGCGCAAAAAATTAAACGAAGATCCTGCTCAGCCGCGATTCATCCAGACTGAACCAGGCATCGGATATCGATTTTTAATGCAAGACTAA
- a CDS encoding alpha-glucosidase/alpha-galactosidase: MNKITFLGAGSTVFVKNVLGDVMMTEALQDFELALFDIDAERLRDSERLLVSMARSLGSGCKVQTYSDRKEALRGAKYVINAIQVGGYDPCTITDFEIPKKYGLRQTIADTLGIGGIFRNLRTIPVMLDFARDIQEVCPDAWFLNYTNPMAVLTNVMSVHGGVKTVGLCHSVQVCVPHLFDALGIDQTGVVAKIAGINHMAWLLEVTRDGQDLYPEIKRLARIKQQEKHDDMVRFELMHRFGYYVTESSEHNAEYHPYFIKKNYPELIERFNIPLDEYPRRCVNQIEGWKEMREKLFASENIEHTRSREYASHIMEAMETNRPYKIGGNVMNTGLITNLPREACVEVPCLVDGSGITPTYIGDLPPQLAALNRTNINTQLLTIEAAITGKKDHIYHAAMLDPHTSAELSIDDIVSLCDDLIEAHGDWLPKFTS; this comes from the coding sequence ATGAACAAAATTACTTTTCTCGGTGCGGGAAGCACCGTGTTTGTAAAAAACGTCCTCGGCGACGTCATGATGACCGAAGCGCTGCAAGATTTTGAACTGGCACTGTTCGATATCGATGCCGAGCGGCTGCGCGATTCCGAACGGCTGCTGGTCAGCATGGCACGTTCGCTTGGCAGCGGCTGCAAGGTGCAAACCTATTCCGATCGCAAGGAAGCGCTGCGCGGAGCCAAATACGTCATTAATGCCATCCAGGTGGGCGGATACGATCCGTGCACGATCACCGACTTCGAAATTCCGAAAAAATACGGCCTGCGCCAGACGATTGCGGATACGCTCGGCATCGGCGGCATTTTCCGCAACTTGCGGACCATTCCGGTCATGCTGGATTTCGCCCGGGATATCCAGGAAGTCTGCCCGGATGCCTGGTTCCTGAACTACACGAATCCGATGGCGGTGCTGACCAATGTCATGAGCGTGCATGGCGGCGTGAAAACGGTCGGCCTCTGCCACAGCGTGCAAGTGTGCGTACCGCATCTCTTCGACGCCCTCGGGATCGATCAGACCGGTGTTGTCGCCAAAATTGCGGGCATCAACCATATGGCCTGGCTGCTTGAAGTCACGCGGGACGGACAGGATCTGTATCCGGAAATCAAACGCCTTGCCCGCATCAAACAACAGGAGAAGCACGACGACATGGTGCGCTTCGAGTTGATGCATCGCTTCGGCTATTATGTGACTGAATCTTCCGAACACAATGCCGAGTATCATCCGTATTTCATCAAAAAGAATTACCCCGAACTGATCGAGCGCTTCAACATTCCGCTGGACGAATATCCGCGCCGCTGCGTCAATCAGATCGAAGGCTGGAAAGAAATGCGCGAGAAGCTGTTCGCCAGCGAAAACATCGAGCATACCCGCAGCCGGGAGTACGCCTCCCATATCATGGAGGCCATGGAGACGAACCGTCCTTATAAAATCGGCGGCAATGTCATGAACACCGGACTCATCACCAACCTGCCGCGCGAAGCCTGTGTCGAGGTACCGTGTCTAGTCGACGGATCGGGCATCACGCCGACGTACATCGGCGACCTGCCACCGCAGCTGGCTGCGCTGAACCGCACCAACATCAACACCCAACTGCTCACCATCGAAGCTGCCATCACAGGCAAAAAGGATCACATCTACCATGCAGCGATGCTTGATCCGCATACGTCGGCCGAGCTTTCCATCGACGACATCGTTTCCCTGTGCGACGACTTGATCGAAGCTCACGGCGACTGGCTGCCGAAATTTACGTCTTAA
- the kdpB gene encoding potassium-transporting ATPase subunit KdpB — MNKEIMLRAMIDAFRKLNPVAMIKNPVMFIVEVGTLITLLLCIKPDLFAAAAEGGRAYNMAVFLILLFTLLFANFAEALAEGRGKAQADTLRKTKSDTTARLVQKDGTTLQVSSTQLKKGDVVRVETGEMIPTDGEIIEGLASIDESAITGESAPVIKEAGGDFSSVTGGTRVASDYIVMRVQTDPGESFLDRMISLVEGAQRQKTPNEIALTTLLAVLTMIFLIVIMTMFPMADYLGIHLDVATLIALLVCLIPTTIGGLLSSIGIAGMDRVTQYNVLAMSGKAVEAAGDIDTLILDKTGTITYGNRMASEFVPVQDVTVQEMTRAALRASVRDETPEGRSVVELAGRQGEQWNEAEYAAAESVEFTAETRMSGLNMADGQQIRKGAVDAIKRHVAAHGGRVPGDLDDIASRIAKAGGTPLAVAIDDRIYGVIYLKDTVKPGLKEKFEEMRSMGIKTIMCTGDNPLTAATIALEAGVDDFIAEAKPEDKIRAIQKEQQEGKLVAMTGDGTNDAPALAQADVGLAMNSGTMAAKEAANMIDLDSDPTKLLSVVSIGKQLLITRGALTTFSISNDIAKYFAIIPAMFIAAMPQLQALNIMNLASPQSAILSALIFNAVIIPLLIPIAMRGVKYRAMSADRLLGRNLLLYGIGGVIVPFIGIKLIDLVLSGLNFV; from the coding sequence ATGAACAAGGAAATTATGCTACGGGCAATGATTGATGCATTCAGGAAACTGAATCCGGTGGCGATGATCAAAAACCCGGTCATGTTCATCGTCGAAGTAGGCACCTTGATTACGCTGCTGTTATGTATCAAGCCCGATTTGTTTGCTGCAGCGGCCGAGGGAGGGCGGGCGTACAACATGGCGGTATTTCTGATCCTGCTGTTTACGCTGTTGTTTGCCAACTTCGCCGAAGCCCTCGCCGAGGGCAGAGGCAAGGCGCAGGCAGATACGCTGCGCAAAACGAAGTCTGATACAACGGCCAGACTGGTGCAGAAAGACGGCACGACGCTTCAGGTTTCCTCGACCCAGTTGAAAAAAGGCGATGTTGTTCGCGTAGAAACAGGCGAAATGATACCGACCGACGGCGAGATTATTGAAGGGCTCGCGTCGATTGATGAATCGGCGATCACGGGAGAATCGGCGCCTGTCATTAAGGAAGCGGGCGGCGATTTCTCTTCGGTCACGGGCGGCACGCGTGTGGCTTCGGACTATATTGTCATGCGGGTGCAGACCGATCCGGGAGAATCCTTCCTCGACCGCATGATCTCGCTGGTGGAAGGCGCACAGCGCCAGAAGACGCCGAATGAGATCGCGTTGACTACCCTGCTTGCGGTGCTGACGATGATTTTCCTGATCGTCATTATGACGATGTTTCCGATGGCTGACTATCTGGGCATCCATCTTGACGTAGCGACGCTGATCGCACTGCTGGTCTGCCTGATTCCAACGACGATTGGAGGGCTGCTCTCGTCTATCGGCATTGCGGGCATGGATCGCGTCACCCAGTACAACGTGCTTGCCATGTCAGGGAAAGCGGTGGAAGCCGCAGGAGACATCGATACGCTGATTCTGGACAAAACGGGAACGATCACCTATGGCAACCGGATGGCATCCGAATTCGTGCCCGTACAGGACGTAACCGTGCAAGAGATGACCCGAGCGGCGCTGCGGGCTTCCGTGCGGGACGAGACACCGGAGGGGCGCTCTGTGGTTGAGTTGGCGGGCCGCCAGGGCGAACAGTGGAACGAGGCCGAGTACGCTGCGGCCGAAAGCGTAGAGTTCACCGCAGAGACGCGTATGTCGGGGCTCAACATGGCTGATGGACAGCAAATTCGCAAAGGAGCAGTCGATGCTATTAAACGCCATGTCGCGGCTCACGGCGGACGGGTGCCTGGCGATCTGGACGATATCGCAAGCCGGATTGCCAAAGCAGGCGGCACGCCGCTTGCCGTGGCCATCGATGACCGGATTTACGGTGTCATCTATTTGAAAGATACAGTGAAGCCGGGACTTAAGGAGAAGTTCGAGGAAATGCGCTCCATGGGCATCAAAACGATCATGTGCACGGGGGATAACCCGCTGACGGCTGCTACGATTGCGCTGGAAGCCGGTGTTGACGATTTTATCGCCGAAGCGAAACCGGAGGACAAAATCCGTGCCATTCAAAAGGAACAGCAGGAAGGCAAGCTCGTCGCCATGACAGGAGACGGAACCAACGACGCCCCTGCTCTCGCTCAAGCGGATGTGGGCCTGGCGATGAATTCGGGGACGATGGCGGCGAAGGAAGCTGCCAACATGATCGACCTCGACTCCGATCCGACAAAGCTGTTGTCCGTCGTATCCATCGGGAAGCAGCTGCTGATCACCCGGGGGGCGCTGACCACGTTCTCGATTTCGAATGATATTGCCAAGTATTTCGCCATCATTCCGGCGATGTTCATTGCCGCTATGCCTCAGTTGCAGGCGCTGAACATTATGAACCTGGCTTCGCCGCAGTCGGCAATCCTGTCGGCGCTCATATTTAACGCCGTCATTATTCCGCTGCTCATTCCAATCGCCATGCGCGGCGTGAAATATCGCGCCATGTCGGCCGACCGGCTGCTTGGCCGCAACCTTTTGCTCTATGGCATCGGTGGCGTCATCGTACCGTTCATCGGCATCAAGCTGATCGACCTGGTGTTGTCGGGACTGAATTTTGTATAA
- a CDS encoding histidine kinase: MIHKLQQGTLKIYIGPVSGSGKTYHMLREGNMLREQGVDVVICAVSTMQRPETEEQLGALERIPSIHWLRERDGAVMKDLHLEALLERNPEVVLVDGLAHRNRRGARHATRLEDIRWLLQHNISVITTVNVYELEGYTKLARQLTGVSVEHTVPDDTLELADEVKLIDVTPEAILNRLAEGHLRGHENHAVFHHGNLGILRELALRLMAEEVNESLREHQEETGTPVMTGSMERILVSSQYHWNGSIYIRRGQQIAKRLNGELYAVTFRMGKQPLTKEAAAFRRNMVKLVEKFGGRFEELRALHRRHIPSVLARYATRHRITRIVMGHSRQSRMQELWQGSFVNSLLRKVQGVDLFLLADTARRDGERVLPARLADADARTYRRLTDTEMKAQIGQIRRGKFKVYIGAAPGVGKTYMMLREGNDLLRKGIDVRIGLLETHGRAETLGQIGQLPLIPRLKLKYQGAELEEMDTAAILRLCPEVVLVDELAHTNVPGSRNKKRYEDVIRLLNAGISVITTVNVQHLESLNDAVEHITGIRVRETVPDRIMQMADEVQLIDVAPEALRQRMREGKIYAAAKVEQALNHFFRVGNLIALRELALRELADDVDERLESAGRGNALRGPWRRQEVVFVCVSVGAHAELLIRRGFRTAYRLKAAWHVHHVQVGRTAKEQAGRLEALEQLTVRLGGRFHVHSADRLRDVPMILANKAAEAKATQLVVGQARLGWHFNRYQGTGSLVSRLIRLSRHMDVLIVADYDHEAGEVSANRAGT, from the coding sequence ATGATCCACAAGTTACAGCAGGGCACGTTGAAAATTTACATCGGTCCGGTCAGCGGCTCGGGGAAGACGTATCATATGCTCAGGGAAGGCAACATGCTTCGCGAACAGGGAGTGGATGTCGTCATTTGTGCCGTTTCGACGATGCAGCGCCCAGAGACGGAGGAGCAGCTGGGAGCGCTGGAACGCATCCCGAGCATTCACTGGCTGCGTGAACGGGATGGTGCAGTGATGAAAGATCTCCATTTGGAAGCTTTGCTGGAGCGTAATCCTGAAGTGGTGCTCGTGGACGGACTCGCTCATCGCAATCGGCGCGGTGCTCGCCACGCCACGCGGCTGGAGGACATCCGCTGGCTGCTGCAGCATAACATCAGCGTGATTACGACCGTCAATGTATATGAGCTGGAGGGATATACCAAGCTCGCCCGCCAATTGACGGGGGTGTCCGTGGAACATACGGTGCCAGACGACACGCTGGAACTGGCCGATGAGGTGAAGCTGATCGACGTGACGCCAGAGGCGATATTAAACAGGCTTGCCGAAGGGCATCTGAGGGGCCATGAGAACCATGCTGTATTTCACCACGGCAACTTGGGCATTTTGCGTGAATTAGCGCTGCGTCTTATGGCCGAAGAGGTGAACGAATCGCTGCGCGAACATCAGGAGGAGACGGGTACCCCTGTCATGACAGGCAGCATGGAGCGCATTTTGGTATCCAGCCAGTATCACTGGAACGGTTCCATCTATATCCGACGGGGGCAGCAGATTGCCAAGCGGTTGAACGGAGAGTTGTACGCCGTCACATTTCGCATGGGGAAGCAGCCGCTCACCAAGGAGGCCGCGGCCTTTCGGCGGAACATGGTCAAGCTGGTGGAAAAGTTCGGAGGCCGGTTCGAGGAACTGCGCGCTCTGCATCGGAGGCATATTCCGTCCGTGCTGGCGCGTTATGCGACAAGGCATCGCATCACCCGGATCGTGATGGGTCACTCGCGCCAGAGCCGCATGCAGGAGCTCTGGCAGGGATCGTTCGTGAACTCATTGCTGCGCAAGGTGCAAGGCGTCGATCTGTTCCTTCTGGCCGATACTGCCCGAAGGGATGGCGAGCGCGTGCTTCCTGCCCGGCTGGCTGATGCGGATGCCCGAACGTATCGCAGATTGACCGATACGGAAATGAAGGCACAGATCGGGCAAATCCGTCGCGGCAAGTTTAAGGTGTATATCGGGGCCGCTCCCGGCGTAGGCAAAACCTACATGATGCTGCGGGAAGGCAATGACCTGCTGCGCAAAGGCATCGACGTACGCATCGGTCTGCTGGAGACGCATGGCCGGGCGGAGACGTTGGGGCAGATCGGCCAGCTTCCGCTCATACCACGTTTAAAGCTCAAATATCAAGGTGCCGAGCTGGAAGAAATGGACACGGCCGCAATCCTCCGCCTGTGCCCGGAAGTGGTGCTCGTGGATGAACTGGCGCATACCAACGTGCCTGGCAGCCGAAACAAAAAGCGGTACGAGGACGTGATCCGGCTATTAAACGCAGGTATCTCTGTCATTACGACCGTCAACGTGCAGCATCTGGAAAGCCTGAACGATGCGGTGGAGCATATCACAGGCATCCGGGTGCGGGAGACGGTGCCTGATCGGATCATGCAAATGGCCGATGAGGTACAGCTGATCGACGTTGCGCCCGAGGCCTTGCGGCAGCGCATGCGGGAAGGTAAAATCTATGCAGCAGCCAAGGTGGAACAGGCGCTGAATCATTTTTTTCGCGTGGGCAACCTGATTGCCCTGCGGGAATTGGCTTTGCGCGAGCTGGCCGACGACGTAGACGAACGGCTGGAGTCGGCAGGACGGGGAAATGCCCTGCGGGGCCCTTGGCGGCGGCAGGAAGTCGTTTTTGTATGCGTTAGCGTCGGCGCGCATGCCGAATTGCTGATTCGGCGCGGATTTCGTACGGCATATCGGTTAAAGGCCGCCTGGCACGTACATCATGTACAGGTAGGCCGTACGGCGAAAGAACAGGCGGGCCGGCTTGAAGCGTTGGAGCAGCTGACAGTCAGGCTGGGAGGCCGGTTTCATGTGCATTCGGCAGACCGTCTGCGGGATGTGCCGATGATATTGGCGAACAAGGCTGCCGAGGCCAAGGCGACGCAGCTGGTCGTTGGGCAGGCTCGGCTCGGTTGGCATTTCAACCGGTATCAGGGGACCGGATCGCTGGTTAGCCGGCTTATCCGGTTGTCCAGACACATGGATGTGCTCATTGTGGCCGATTACGATCATGAAGCGGGTGAGGTGTCGGCGAATCGTGCAGGAACATAA
- a CDS encoding ATP-binding protein, giving the protein MQEHNRDHQHEARLEKQKLPHIWGSVSAYAWVTIAIALLTALIDWIGLSRDMVNAALVYLFPVLVSAVYWGLGPAIYAASLGAAAFDLFFIPPYFSFKVDDLRYILSFAVYLAVAILTATLSGKLRQQLETVKQREATTGLLYGLSRQITAITDMETLLSSIARQVSQMLNAPAALYLPDAEGELQASSSPARPGEPEWGTSESELAIARWVHVHGQMAGRGSSSLREASGTYVPLRTEEQVHGVLAVNMELPDPGSLPERRRLLEACADLAASAIARVKLAEEARLAQMTAESERIRTALLDSVSHELRTPLAAIMGSSTGLLENEELFTAEDRRELTANIRDAAMRMNRLVTNLLEMVKLESGMLQLRHNMCDVGDMLSVVLAQVQQYKQQRIIRLELPDQPPFVSGDEVLLEQMLVNVLSNAIKYSPNPSEIVISVAMDAGEGWLVITVADQGPGIPKAERERVFEKFYRSDSTKHVTGSGLGLAICRGIVEVHGGTIAAEANPDGGTRMVIRLPLDAADTGFLGTGKEEGQEECT; this is encoded by the coding sequence GTGCAGGAACATAATAGGGATCACCAGCATGAAGCACGGCTGGAAAAACAAAAGCTGCCCCATATATGGGGCAGCGTATCGGCATATGCGTGGGTAACGATCGCCATCGCGTTGCTGACCGCGCTGATCGACTGGATCGGGTTAAGCCGGGATATGGTCAACGCCGCGCTAGTCTACCTGTTTCCCGTATTGGTCAGCGCGGTCTATTGGGGACTTGGACCGGCAATATATGCGGCCAGCCTGGGCGCGGCTGCATTCGACCTGTTTTTTATTCCGCCTTATTTCAGCTTCAAGGTGGATGATTTAAGATACATTCTTTCCTTTGCCGTATATTTGGCGGTTGCCATCCTTACGGCTACCCTGTCGGGCAAGCTCCGGCAGCAGTTGGAGACCGTAAAGCAGCGTGAAGCCACCACCGGTCTTCTCTATGGCTTGAGCCGTCAGATTACTGCCATAACGGATATGGAAACATTGCTATCCAGCATCGCTCGGCAGGTGTCGCAGATGCTGAACGCCCCGGCGGCACTCTATCTTCCTGATGCGGAAGGGGAATTGCAGGCGTCGTCTTCGCCTGCAAGACCTGGAGAACCTGAATGGGGAACCAGTGAATCGGAGCTGGCCATCGCCAGATGGGTGCATGTTCACGGGCAGATGGCTGGCAGGGGATCTTCGAGCTTGCGGGAAGCCTCCGGAACCTATGTGCCGCTGCGCACGGAAGAACAGGTACATGGCGTGCTTGCGGTGAACATGGAACTGCCCGATCCCGGCAGTTTGCCGGAAAGACGCCGTTTGCTGGAAGCCTGTGCTGATCTGGCAGCAAGCGCGATTGCCCGAGTGAAGCTGGCGGAGGAAGCGCGTTTGGCCCAGATGACGGCCGAGTCGGAGCGCATTCGCACCGCCCTGCTCGATTCGGTGTCGCATGAGCTGCGTACGCCGCTCGCGGCCATTATGGGATCATCCACTGGCCTGCTGGAAAATGAGGAGCTTTTTACTGCCGAAGATCGGCGCGAACTGACGGCCAACATTCGGGATGCGGCGATGCGCATGAACCGGCTGGTGACGAACCTGCTCGAGATGGTCAAGCTGGAAAGCGGCATGCTTCAGCTCAGGCATAACATGTGCGACGTGGGCGATATGTTAAGCGTAGTGTTGGCGCAGGTGCAGCAGTATAAGCAGCAGCGGATAATCCGATTGGAGCTGCCCGATCAGCCGCCATTCGTTTCCGGCGATGAAGTTTTGCTGGAACAGATGCTGGTCAACGTACTCAGCAATGCGATCAAATACTCGCCGAATCCCAGCGAGATCGTCATCTCGGTCGCGATGGATGCCGGGGAGGGTTGGCTGGTCATTACCGTGGCCGATCAAGGTCCAGGCATTCCGAAAGCGGAACGCGAGCGGGTGTTCGAGAAATTTTACCGTTCGGATTCCACGAAGCACGTCACCGGAAGCGGGCTAGGGCTGGCTATTTGCAGAGGCATCGTCGAGGTGCATGGCGGCACGATTGCGGCGGAAGCCAATCCGGACGGGGGCACGCGCATGGTCATCCGTTTGCCGCTGGATGCGGCAGATACGGGATTTCTCGGGACGGGAAAAGAAGAGGGACAGGAGGAATGCACATGA
- the kdpC gene encoding potassium-transporting ATPase subunit KdpC, with translation MKMTVIALRLSLVLMLLCGVIYPLATTAVAQLLFPAQANGSLITQQGKVIGSSLLAQKVASPGLFQPRASGAGYDAAASAGSNRAVASEEYADEMMTKIAEIKQENPALQTVPADLVTGSGSGLDPDLSPEAAKAQIPRISQATGLDEQRLNQLVNAQIRGRQWGLFGEPRVNVTELNLALLAEMK, from the coding sequence ATGAAAATGACAGTGATCGCCCTTCGACTGTCTTTAGTTTTAATGTTGTTATGCGGTGTCATTTACCCACTTGCAACGACAGCCGTTGCACAGCTGCTATTTCCGGCTCAGGCGAACGGCAGCCTGATTACGCAGCAGGGTAAGGTGATCGGTTCCTCGTTGCTGGCACAGAAAGTGGCCTCGCCGGGTTTGTTCCAGCCAAGGGCATCCGGTGCCGGATACGACGCTGCCGCTTCAGCTGGCTCCAACCGGGCTGTTGCATCAGAGGAGTATGCGGACGAGATGATGACCAAGATTGCGGAGATCAAGCAAGAAAATCCGGCACTCCAAACGGTTCCCGCCGATCTGGTGACCGGTTCAGGTTCAGGACTTGACCCCGATCTTTCTCCGGAAGCGGCCAAAGCCCAAATCCCCCGGATCAGCCAAGCTACCGGATTGGACGAACAGCGGCTGAATCAACTGGTGAACGCGCAAATTCGAGGACGGCAGTGGGGTCTGTTCGGTGAGCCGAGGGTCAACGTGACCGAATTGAACCTGGCCCTCTTGGCGGAGATGAAATAA